The Streptomyces kanamyceticus DNA segment TCGGCGGCCTTGATCCCGTAGATCTTCTCCAGGAGCTTGGCCAGCTCGGGACGCTGCACGTACTTCAGGAAGTCGGCGTCGTTCCACGGCGCGGACGCGTTGAACTTGTCCTTGTCGCGCAGCGGCACGACCACCTCGTTGACCAGCGGGCTGCCGAGGCGCGACACCTGCGTCCAGTCACCCTTGGCGTTCTTGCGCTGCGTCGTCGACCAGACGCCGACGGTCGGCTGCTTCTCGGACTGGCGTATGTCGGCGCTCGGCACCTGCAGGGCGACGGTGTTCACGTTGTAGCCCTTGAGCGTGTCCCTGCCGACCTCGGAGAGGTCCCCGCCGTACAGCAGGTCGAAGACCCGCAGGTCCAGGAAGAAGGGATCGTCGGCCTGCCCCACGTAGGAGGTGCCGCCGCCCGAGACCTGCCGCACGGCCTGGTCGCGGAGCTTCTTGTAGTCGGGCATCGACGCCTTGCCGACGTTCGACGGCGCGATCGGCAGGTTGTTGGCGATCTTCTTGGTGGAGACGACCTTCTGGTCGTCGAGCTTCAGCAGATCGATGTCGTACGTCTGCGTGATGTTGAGGTCGGGGTCGTCGAGGCTGGTCACCTGGTCCGTGTTGGAGAGGAAGGTGTCCTTGTTCTTGGTCTTGGTGTCGAACGTCCACCGGTAGATCAGGTCGCCCTGCGCGTCGCCGTCGCTGTCGATGTGGATGTCGTACTGGGCGTCCTCGGGGAACAGGTAGAAGTTGGGCCCGCCCGCGGGTTCCTCGAAGGGGATCCAGTTCGCCACGAGCGTCGTGGTGTCCGGCTTGTCGGGGCTGACGAACGCGTACACGTCCGTGTTGTCGTACTGGGGCTGCCCCGAGATCAGCGGGGCCTCGCGGTGGCTGGAGGCCTCGGCGGCCCCCGGACCCAGTGCGCTCACCCCGGCGGCCGTGAGCCCCCCGGCGGCCAGCGCGCCGCAGACGAGGGCGGCGATCCCGCGCCGCTTCGTCCCGGTCCTGGCGATTGCTGTCATCGCATTCGTCCTCGTGTCCCTGTGCGGTGGTGCTGCGCGCGACCGCCCACGCGTGGCGGGGGCCGCCTGACACAGGCCATTCGGGACGGCGGACCGGGCGGATTGGGGGCGCGCGGTGGAGACCGGCCTCCTGTCGTCCGCCTCCGTGCGACAGGTGGCGGGGCCGGGTACGACGGACGCGGCAGGCCCCGGTCACCGAACCGGCGCACGTGAGATGGCCCACGTCGAGGCCGACGGCGGCCCGGAACTCCGGGACCTGGGCGGATCGGGCCCGAAGGCCGCGCCCGCCCAGAGCGGGGCGGGCGCGGGGCGCGATCAGGCGTGCGGCCCGGCACCGGACCCGCCGTCAGGCAGGATGTCCAACTCGCCCTGGAATCAGTTGTATTCGGAGAGTAGTCGTCAACCTCCTTGCGGGGGAGGTGAATCCTGCGACCGGGATACACGAGTGTCACGATGGGGCGATAGGGTTAACCTGCCCTGGGCCGGGTGCCCTCGTACGGGTGGGGAGTGACATGGAACAGATAACGGTGCGCAGCAGGGCGCGTGTCCCTGCGATCACCTGTGGGAGCAGCGCGACCAGCTCGCGTCTCGATCGCCATCTCTCGGTGCTGGGCGGTCCCGCCGTCCCGCAGCGCGAGTCGCACGAGGCGACTTTGCTGATGCGTGAGCTCACCTCGCGTGACGCCGCGCACGCCCGCAGCAGTCGGGGTGCCCGAGTGAGGCGTGTCTCACTCTTCGCGCCGCTGCGTCGGTTGCGTCGGTCGCTTTTCGGGGGTCGTCGCTAGGCCGCGGGTGGTCTGGGAGATTCGCACCGCCGCTCCGCGGCGGACGTACTCCCACCCACCCACCCGTTTTCCCACTACACGTGTGTCATCTCACCCGTCCCCGTAACACCCTTGCCCTGCCCGCCTGTTGGCCGTGCCGCGGACTTCCCCACCGCGCTCACCGGCTCCGCAGCGCTCACCGCTCACCCCGTGCGTAACGCCGCACCGCGAGCGGCACGCAGATCGCGAGCAGCACCAGCGACCAGGCGATCGAGCCCGCCACGGGATGCGCCACCGGCCATGCGGCATCGGCGGGTACGGGCGCGTTGCCGAACAGATCCCGTACCGCCGTGGCGACCGCGCTGATCGGATTCCACTCGGCGACGGTGCGCAGCCAGCCGGGCAGCCCGTCGGTGGGCAGGTAGGCGTTCGACAGCAGCGGCAGCATGAAGGTCGCGCCGCCCAGCTGCCCCGCCGCCTCCTCGCTGCGCGAGACGAGCCCGAGCAGGATGCCGATCCAGGTGCTGGCGAACCGGAAGAGCAGCAGCAGACCGAACGCGCCGATCGCTTCGAGCGCCCCGCCCTCGATCCGCCAGCCCATCGCGAGCCCCACCAGCATCAGCGGCACCAGGCCCACGGCGGTCGTCGCCAGATCGGCGAGGGCCTGCCCGAGCGGTACGGCGGACCGGCTCATCGGCAGCGTCCGCAGCCGGTCCATCACCCCGCGGTGGGAGTCCTGGGCGGCCGTGAACATCCCGGTCATGATGCCGTTGGCGGCGGTCGCCACGAGCATCCCCGGCACGAGGAACGCGCGGTAGTCGGAGCCGGGCATCGCGAGCGCGCTGCCGAAGACGTAGCCGAAGAAGAGCAGGAAGACGATGGACATCGTCTGGGTCATTACCGGAATCGCGGGCGCGTGCTTGATGCGCTGCAGGTGGCGGCCGAGCATGGCCCCGCTGTCGTGGATCACATCACTCATTGGTCAGTCTTTCGGGTGGGAGTGTCGGGTGGGCGGGCAGGAATGATTCGCCGCGAGCTGCGCGCTGATCAGGAGACGAGCCGCAGGAAGACCTCGTCGAGGGTGGGT contains these protein-coding regions:
- a CDS encoding DUF4331 domain-containing protein, which translates into the protein MTAIARTGTKRRGIAALVCGALAAGGLTAAGVSALGPGAAEASSHREAPLISGQPQYDNTDVYAFVSPDKPDTTTLVANWIPFEEPAGGPNFYLFPEDAQYDIHIDSDGDAQGDLIYRWTFDTKTKNKDTFLSNTDQVTSLDDPDLNITQTYDIDLLKLDDQKVVSTKKIANNLPIAPSNVGKASMPDYKKLRDQAVRQVSGGGTSYVGQADDPFFLDLRVFDLLYGGDLSEVGRDTLKGYNVNTVALQVPSADIRQSEKQPTVGVWSTTQRKNAKGDWTQVSRLGSPLVNEVVVPLRDKDKFNASAPWNDADFLKYVQRPELAKLLEKIYGIKAADEPRKDLVSVFLTGVKGLNQPPGVRPSEQLRLNTSVKPAADPKRLGVLDGDNAGFPNGRRLADDVVDIELQAVAGELVGNKNDLGDAVNANDQAFGGTFPYLALPTSGSRGPLAGKGGQDDKNSASGSSARDALVGGGVERATPSGGSDNALLIGSAAAGTAGVLLVGLGLLWWRRRGRAT
- a CDS encoding ABC transporter permease, which gives rise to MSDVIHDSGAMLGRHLQRIKHAPAIPVMTQTMSIVFLLFFGYVFGSALAMPGSDYRAFLVPGMLVATAANGIMTGMFTAAQDSHRGVMDRLRTLPMSRSAVPLGQALADLATTAVGLVPLMLVGLAMGWRIEGGALEAIGAFGLLLLFRFASTWIGILLGLVSRSEEAAGQLGGATFMLPLLSNAYLPTDGLPGWLRTVAEWNPISAVATAVRDLFGNAPVPADAAWPVAHPVAGSIAWSLVLLAICVPLAVRRYARGER